Proteins from one Chitinophaga oryzae genomic window:
- a CDS encoding DUF4846 domain-containing protein: MKPFLFMLLAIAVTTTYGQQKVSDIPLPAGYTRITQERHSFGEWLRNCSLKSDKTVYLYNGTPKRNQQAQYAVLDMPVGEKDLQQCADAVIRLRAEYLYKGGRTEAITFKATDGTQIGYSGWLKGDRFVLQQGKLLRKRIAAPAQGRAQFEKYLETVFSYAGTLSLSRELKQVPSTKNIQAGDVFIQGGSPGHAVIVMDVAENRSGKKIFLLAQSYMPAQNIHILKNPAAATPWYDADFGRKLYTPEWVFGDGALKRW, encoded by the coding sequence ATGAAACCATTTCTTTTTATGCTGCTGGCGATAGCAGTGACCACCACCTACGGGCAGCAGAAAGTGAGTGACATACCACTACCTGCAGGGTATACACGAATCACCCAGGAGCGGCACTCTTTCGGAGAATGGCTGCGGAACTGTTCCCTGAAATCAGACAAAACGGTATATCTGTATAACGGCACACCCAAAAGAAACCAGCAGGCACAATACGCAGTACTTGACATGCCTGTAGGTGAAAAAGACCTGCAACAATGCGCCGACGCCGTCATTCGCCTGCGCGCTGAATACCTGTATAAGGGCGGTCGCACCGAAGCCATTACTTTCAAGGCAACAGACGGTACACAAATAGGCTACAGCGGCTGGCTGAAGGGAGACCGCTTTGTACTGCAACAGGGAAAACTGTTACGGAAACGGATAGCAGCACCAGCCCAAGGCAGAGCGCAGTTTGAAAAATACCTGGAAACCGTATTCTCCTACGCCGGCACGCTTTCTCTTAGCCGTGAACTGAAACAGGTACCATCAACGAAAAACATACAAGCCGGGGATGTCTTTATCCAGGGAGGATCTCCCGGTCACGCTGTCATTGTGATGGACGTAGCGGAAAACCGTTCCGGTAAAAAGATATTCCTGCTCGCTCAGAGCTATATGCCGGCACAGAATATACATATTCTGAAAAACCCGGCTGCTGCCACGCCGTGGTATGATGCGGATTTTGGCCGAAAGTTGTATACACCCGAATGGGTGTTTGGAGATGGGGCTTTAAAGCGATGGTAA